One window of Fusarium keratoplasticum isolate Fu6.1 chromosome 2, whole genome shotgun sequence genomic DNA carries:
- a CDS encoding HTH APSES-type domain-containing protein translates to MLSLKTLLNPAPPGQDGPLSFRPSPTPPSPTFSAATDTSNSALNRSIMPPIRVSKDSGGLAKSKLRGQVNYPPFENNLDELSLREMRKFRVKPLGGIQQNCLHIPYNSGKKDFFEKTGRESFEVFRYEFTLPGQDTEYAVMWDYNVGLVRMTPFFKCCRYGKTIPAKMLGLNQGLKEITHSITGGSIAAQGYWMPYQCARAVCATFCYEVAGALIPIFGPSFPSDCVPRDSQGFGRMVIDSQIVVEAAREADIARRMHLNAAAPVFGAATSFPRDNSAHQTMYAPEERKHRFPSRIVCNPPWVPENDTDHHFMSAPNSASSTGSGPLTYMVASHPNSSWAPINHSSPQTDYASPHPWLSAVPRIPPLLHRSNLSTSSWGSKRRLEHEDWDYNYSYRDSASPNLSMCSVVPASTPEGSPARQREEKVELQPRTDNSQQDAAMLLLNLCKRDQESPAMGSLRSVHRDSALRDEHRSKRQRATSL, encoded by the exons ATGCTCTCACTCAAGACTCTCCTCAACCCAGCCCCTCCCGGCCAGGATGGCCCCCTTTCCTTCCGCCCAAGTCCTACGCCCCCGTCTCCGACGTTTTCTGCTGCCACGGACACCTCGAACTCGGCGCTGAATCGTTCGATAATGCCTCCTATCCGAGTGTCCAAGGACTCTGGGGGCCTAGCCAAGTCGAAGCTGCGAGGCCAGGTCAACTACCCCCCTTTCGAGAAcaacctcgacgagctgTCTCTCCGAGAGATGCGCAAGTTCAGAGTCAAGCCCCTCGGGGGCATCCAACAGAATTGCCTTCACATCCCTTACAACAgcggcaagaaggacttCTTTGAGAAGACGGGACGAGAGAGCTTCGAAG TCTTTCGATACGAATTCACTCTCCCTGGCCAGGACACCGAGTATGCTGTGATGTGGGATTACAACGTCGGCCTTGTACGCATGACTCCCTTTTTCAAGTGTTGTCGATATGGAAAG ACGATACCAGCCAAAATGCTGGGTCTCAACCAGGGTCTCAAGGAGATCACGCACAGTATTACAGGTGGCTCCATAGCTGCTCAAG GCTACTGGATGCCGTATCAGTGCGCCAGAGCCGTCTGCGCGACATTCTGCTATGAGGTCGCCGGAGCTCTCATCCCCATCTTTGGCCCATCGTTCCCCTCGGATTGTGTCCCTCGCGACTCGCAAGGGTTTGGCCGGATGGTCATCGACTCGCAGATTGTTGTCGAAGCCGCTCGCGAGGCCGACATCGCTCGACGCATGCATTTGAACGCCGCTGCCCCTGTCTTTGGCGCTGCTACCAGCTTTCCTAGAGATAACAGCGCCCATCAGACCATGTATGCCCCTGAAGAACGCAAGCATCGCTTTCCGTCGCGCATAGTATGCAACCCTCCGTGGGTGCCGGAAAACGATACCGACCACCACTTCATGTCGGCCCCTAACTCTGCGTCGAGCACCGGGTCGGGACCTCTTACATACATGGTGGCATCACACCCAAACTCGAGCTGGGCTCCGATCAACCACTCGAGCCCGCAGACAGACTATGCGTCCCCTCATCCGTGGCTGAGTGCCGTGCCGCGTATCCCGCCCTTGCTGCACCGGTCTAACCTTTCCACTTCGTCCTGGGGCTCCAAGCGACGACTCGAACACGAGGATTGGGACTACAACTACAGCTACAGAGACAGTGCTAGTCCCAACCTGAGCATGTGCTCTGTAGTTCCAGCCTCCACCCCCGAGGGTAGCCCCGCCAGgcagagagaagaaaaggtcGAGCTACAACCCAGAACCGACAACTCGCAGCAAGACGCCGCCATGCTGCTCCTCAACCTGTGCAAGCGGGACCAGGAGTCCCCTGCTATGGGATCGCTCAGATCGGTACACAGAGACTCTGCGCTCAGGGATGAGCATCGAAGCAAGAGACAGCGGGCGACATCTCTCTGA
- a CDS encoding Wheel domain-containing protein has translation MKIEEITEKMDESLKVSEPTPDSEATKPQLPPAHTIASGKTVDEVWEDLNKSPLFMTDLDAAEGENDDIAALQALAYEGTPLENGVDFKERGNECFKVRGYVDAKEFYGKGIAILAGEERKRARGEVTKNPDGEEDSEEEIAKQKSTLETLYVNRAACHLAVKNYRSCWLDCAAALRLNPRNLKAYYRSARALLAVDRIEEADDVCARGLSLDESNASLRGVADDIIKRAKEIDARRKKEAERVAKEKRREMLVKAALRARNIPTRTTSQPPEMEDAGIALVPDPDDPRSALAFPTVFLYPLDLESDFVKAFEETHTLEDHLGYVFPLPWDKEGKYTLQGVEAFVETREGGLLKMGKRVSLLKLLGTGKVEVVDEVVRIFVVPKDKAESWAKEHKAKRAAEKGEAS, from the coding sequence ATGAAGATTGAGGAGATCACAGAAAAGATGGACGAGTCCCTCAAGGTCTCGGAGCCCACGCCGGACTCCGAGGCCACTAAACCTCAGCTCCCGCCCGCACACACCATCGCCAGCGGCAAGACGGTTGATGAGGTTTGGGAGGATCTCAACAAGTCGCCGCTGTTCATGACGGACCTGGACGCTGCTGAGGGGGAAAATGACGATATTGCTGCCCTGCAGGCTCTTGCATATGAGGGCACGCCGCTGGAGAACGGAGTCGACTTCAAGGAGCGTGGCAACGAGTGCTTCAAGGTGCGAGGGTACGTCGACGCAAAGGAGTTTTACGGAAAGGGTATCGCTATCCTGGCTGGAGAGGAGCGCAAGCGCGCAAGAGGAGAGGTGACCAAGAACCCTGACGGAGAGGAGGActctgaggaggagatcgcCAAGCAGAAGAGCACCCTTGAGACGCTCTACGTCAACCGCGCAGCATGCCACCTTGCAGTCAAGAACTACCGCAGCTGCTGGCTCGACTGCGCTGCCGCTCTGCGTCTTAACCCTCGCAACCTCAAGGCCTACTACCGCAGCGCCCGTGCCCTTCTCGCCGTGGATCgcatcgaggaggccgacgaTGTGTGCGCCCGCGGCCTCTCCCTCGACGAGTCCAACGCCTCCCTCCGCGGGGTAGctgacgacatcatcaagcgcgccaaggagattgacgCCCGCCGCAAGAAGGAAGCCGAGCGCGTCGCAAAGGAGAAGCGCCGCGAGATGCTCGTCAAGGCGGCCCTCCGAGCCCGCAACATCCCCACCCGCACGACTTCGCAGCCGCCCGAGATGGAAGATGCGGGGATAGCACTGGTCCCGGACCCGGACGACCCTCGCAGCGCGCTGGCGTTCCCGACCGTGTTCCTGTACCCGCTGGACCTCGAGTCggactttgtcaaggcgtTTGAAGAGACGCACACGCTGGAGGACCACCTGGGCTATGTCTTCCCGCTGCCGTgggacaaggagggcaagtACACGCTGCAGGGCGTCGAGGCCTTTGTCGAGACCCGCGAGGGAGGTCTCCTCAAGATGGGCAAGAGGGTGTCGCTGCTGAAGCTTCTGGGAACgggcaaggtcgaggtcgtGGATGAGGTTGTGAGGATCTTTGTCGtgcccaaggacaaggcggaGTCGTGGGCCAAGGAGCATAAGGCCAAGAGGGCGgccgagaagggcgaggCGAGCTAG